One Aliidongia dinghuensis genomic region harbors:
- the phoB gene encoding phosphate regulon transcriptional regulator PhoB: MKPLVMIVEDEAPLVTLLKYNLEKEGFGVCEATDGEEALVQIAERKPDVVLLDWMLPLVSGIEVCRQIRRSPTSRTLPVIMLTARGEEADKIRGLNSGADDYITKPFSPSELIARVRAVMRRAKPDSAGESLGFADVSMDLAAHRVTRGGRPIHLGPTEFRLLRFLLEHPGRVFSREQLLDAVWGHDVYVEPRTVDVHIRRLRKALNGPNEMDVIRTVRSAGYALDEARD; the protein is encoded by the coding sequence ATGAAGCCTCTGGTCATGATCGTCGAGGACGAGGCGCCCCTCGTCACTCTGCTCAAGTACAATCTGGAAAAGGAAGGCTTCGGCGTCTGCGAGGCAACCGACGGCGAGGAGGCGCTGGTGCAGATCGCCGAGCGCAAGCCCGACGTCGTGCTGCTCGACTGGATGCTGCCGCTCGTCTCCGGCATCGAGGTCTGCCGCCAGATCCGCCGCTCGCCCACCTCGCGCACGCTGCCGGTCATCATGCTGACCGCGCGCGGCGAGGAGGCCGACAAGATCCGCGGCCTAAACAGCGGTGCCGACGACTACATCACCAAGCCGTTCAGCCCGTCGGAGCTGATCGCGCGGGTGCGCGCCGTCATGCGCCGGGCGAAGCCCGACAGCGCCGGCGAGAGCCTCGGCTTCGCCGACGTGTCGATGGATCTCGCAGCCCATCGCGTGACGCGCGGCGGCCGGCCGATCCATCTGGGCCCGACCGAGTTCCGCCTGCTGCGCTTCCTCCTGGAGCACCCGGGCCGGGTGTTCTCGCGCGAGCAGCTGCTGGACGCGGTCTGGGGCCACGACGTCTATGTCGAGCCGCGTACCGTCGACGTGCACATCCGCCGCCTGCGCAAGGCCCTGAACGGCCCGAACGAGATGGATGTCATCCGCACCGTCCGCTCCGCCGGCTACGCGCTCGACGAGGCGCGGGACTGA
- the pstA gene encoding phosphate ABC transporter permease PstA, with protein MAKDLARYARRQRKNWIVLGLSLCATGVGLFFLGAILYALLVEGIAAIRPSLFTEMTPAPGSDGGLLNALFGSAVMTIVGTVVGTPIGVLVGTYVAEYSRGNKLGQAIQFINDVLLSAPSIIVGLFIYQLMVVPMGHFSGWAGSMTLAILVIPVVTRTTVDMLALVPNALREAAAALGTPKWRITVSVCYRAARQGMLTGIMLAVARISGETAPLLFTVLSNQFWSTDMNRPIASLPVVISNFALSPYPDWQRLAWGGALLITLAILCLNITARSLASFGSIKQ; from the coding sequence ATGGCCAAGGATCTCGCGCGTTACGCGCGGCGCCAGCGCAAGAACTGGATCGTCCTGGGTCTCTCGCTCTGCGCCACCGGCGTCGGCCTGTTCTTCCTCGGTGCCATTCTCTATGCCCTCCTGGTCGAGGGCATCGCGGCCATCCGGCCGTCGCTCTTCACCGAGATGACGCCGGCGCCCGGCAGCGACGGCGGCCTGTTGAACGCGCTCTTCGGCTCAGCGGTCATGACGATCGTCGGCACGGTTGTCGGCACGCCGATCGGCGTCCTGGTCGGCACCTACGTCGCCGAATACAGCCGTGGCAACAAGCTCGGCCAGGCGATCCAGTTCATCAATGACGTGCTGCTCTCGGCACCGTCGATCATCGTCGGCCTGTTCATCTACCAGCTGATGGTCGTGCCGATGGGCCATTTCTCCGGCTGGGCCGGCAGCATGACGCTCGCCATCCTGGTGATCCCGGTCGTGACCCGCACGACCGTCGACATGCTGGCGCTGGTGCCGAACGCGCTCCGCGAGGCGGCGGCGGCCTTGGGCACGCCGAAATGGCGCATCACGGTCTCGGTGTGCTATCGCGCGGCGCGCCAGGGCATGCTCACCGGCATCATGCTCGCGGTCGCCCGCATCAGCGGCGAGACGGCACCGCTGCTCTTCACCGTGCTCTCGAACCAGTTCTGGAGCACCGACATGAACCGGCCGATCGCGAGCCTGCCGGTCGTCATTTCGAATTTCGCGCTCAGCCCCTATCCTGACTGGCAGCGCCTCGCCTGGGGCGGCGCGCTTCTGATCACGCTCGCGATCCTGTGCCTCAACATCACCGCCCGCTCCCTCGCCTCCTTCGGCAGTATCAAGCAATGA
- the pstC gene encoding phosphate ABC transporter permease subunit PstC produces MVDIPSSSSRVLQLRGPQHLFDRLFRSATLFFGLFILLLLGGVAVSLVVGSSAAFSKFGLPFLWTDIWNPATERFGALVPIYGTLMTSLIAMVVGIPLSFGVAVFITELCPPVLKRPLSIAIELLAGIPSIIYGIWGLFVFAPFLQAYVQPFLIATLGHIPGLGVLFAGPPFGIGILTAGLILAIMVLPFISSIMRDVFETVPPMLRESAYGLGCTTWEVIWRVVLPYTKVGVVGGIMLGLGRAMGETMAVTFVIGNAHQIRTSLLAPGTTISSALANEFTEATTPVYTSSLITLGLILFFITFIVLAAAKYMLIRMQRQAGG; encoded by the coding sequence ATGGTCGATATTCCCAGCAGCAGCAGCAGAGTGCTTCAACTGCGCGGCCCGCAGCATCTGTTCGACAGGCTGTTCCGCAGCGCCACTCTGTTCTTCGGACTGTTCATCCTGCTGCTCCTGGGCGGCGTGGCAGTCTCGCTCGTCGTGGGATCGTCCGCGGCGTTCAGCAAGTTCGGCCTGCCGTTCCTCTGGACCGACATCTGGAACCCGGCGACGGAACGGTTCGGCGCCCTCGTGCCGATCTACGGCACGCTCATGACCTCGCTCATCGCGATGGTCGTCGGCATTCCCTTGAGCTTCGGCGTTGCCGTCTTCATCACCGAGCTGTGCCCGCCGGTGCTGAAGCGCCCGCTGTCGATCGCGATCGAGCTTCTGGCTGGCATCCCCAGCATCATCTACGGCATCTGGGGCCTGTTCGTGTTCGCGCCCTTCCTGCAGGCGTATGTCCAGCCGTTCCTGATCGCGACCCTGGGCCACATCCCGGGGCTGGGCGTGCTCTTCGCCGGCCCGCCGTTCGGCATCGGCATCCTGACCGCCGGCCTCATCCTCGCGATCATGGTGCTGCCGTTCATCTCGTCGATCATGCGCGACGTGTTCGAGACCGTGCCCCCCATGCTGCGCGAGTCCGCCTACGGGCTCGGCTGCACGACGTGGGAGGTGATCTGGCGCGTGGTGCTGCCCTACACCAAGGTCGGCGTCGTCGGCGGCATCATGCTGGGCCTCGGCCGTGCCATGGGCGAGACCATGGCGGTCACCTTCGTGATCGGCAACGCCCACCAGATCCGGACCTCGCTGCTGGCACCGGGCACGACGATCTCCTCAGCGCTCGCTAATGAATTCACCGAGGCGACGACGCCGGTCTACACCTCGTCGCTCATCACCCTCGGCCTCATCCTGTTCTTCATCACCTTCATCGTGCTGGCGGCGGCGAAATACATGCTGATCCGCATGCAGCGCCAGGCGGGGGGCTGA
- the phoR gene encoding phosphate regulon sensor histidine kinase PhoR — MPFRRFVASIALMAGVVLLAFAALVIDGDLRIWPAVIAGILVIGCHALLLRAFLDGLARLRAGVEEILVDPERAVPVVRSSSPAVNELWLAIMRLTRVWRQRISGLEIELAGSNTVLAALPDPLILVNERREVVRQNAAAKALFGDHVLRRDLAVALRQPPLLAAVDAVVAGGSGRLVEFELSSPVERHMTARIDPLPARTEDGVILLVSLHDLTSAKRAEQMRADFVANASHELRTPLSTLVGFIETLQGPAADDEEARVKFLAIMQQQASRMARLVEDLLSLSRIEMNEHQPPTTPIEVVTVLRHVAQTLELKAAARGMTIDFDVADERVRAVGDADELAQLFQNLIDNAIKYARPNTPITLGVGPSRRVKEGVAIKVRDRGEGIPRNHLPRLTERFYRVDTARSREMGGTGLGLAIVKHIINRHRGQLEIDSEIGEGTTFTVHLRSSIPGPATAPGSKADDKRAAG, encoded by the coding sequence ATGCCGTTTCGCCGCTTCGTCGCCTCCATTGCGCTCATGGCCGGTGTCGTGCTGCTCGCGTTTGCGGCTCTGGTGATCGATGGCGACCTGCGGATCTGGCCGGCCGTGATTGCCGGCATTCTGGTGATCGGCTGCCACGCGCTCCTGCTGCGCGCCTTCCTCGATGGGCTGGCACGGCTCCGCGCCGGCGTCGAGGAGATCCTGGTCGACCCGGAACGGGCGGTGCCGGTCGTCCGCTCGTCGAGCCCGGCGGTCAACGAGCTGTGGCTTGCGATCATGCGGCTCACCCGCGTCTGGCGCCAGCGCATCAGCGGGCTCGAGATCGAACTCGCCGGGTCCAATACCGTGCTGGCAGCGCTGCCCGACCCGCTCATCCTCGTCAACGAGCGGCGCGAGGTCGTGCGGCAGAACGCCGCCGCCAAGGCGCTGTTCGGAGACCATGTACTGCGCCGCGACCTGGCGGTGGCCCTCCGGCAGCCGCCGCTCCTGGCCGCGGTCGACGCGGTCGTGGCCGGCGGCAGCGGCCGGCTCGTCGAGTTCGAGCTCTCGAGCCCGGTCGAGCGCCACATGACGGCGCGCATCGATCCCCTGCCTGCCCGGACCGAGGACGGCGTCATCCTGCTGGTCTCGCTCCATGACCTGACCTCGGCCAAGCGGGCGGAGCAGATGCGCGCGGATTTCGTCGCCAACGCCAGCCACGAGCTCCGGACGCCGCTCTCGACGCTGGTGGGTTTCATCGAGACGCTGCAGGGGCCGGCGGCCGACGACGAGGAGGCGCGGGTCAAGTTCCTTGCCATCATGCAGCAGCAGGCCTCGCGCATGGCGCGGCTGGTCGAGGATCTCCTGTCGCTCTCGCGCATCGAAATGAACGAGCACCAGCCGCCGACGACGCCGATCGAGGTCGTGACGGTGCTGCGCCACGTGGCGCAGACGCTGGAGCTCAAGGCCGCGGCGCGCGGCATGACGATCGACTTCGACGTGGCGGACGAGCGCGTCCGGGCGGTGGGCGACGCCGACGAGCTCGCCCAGCTGTTCCAGAACCTGATCGACAACGCGATCAAATATGCCCGGCCGAACACGCCGATCACGCTCGGCGTCGGCCCGTCGCGGCGCGTCAAGGAGGGGGTCGCGATCAAGGTGCGCGATCGCGGCGAGGGCATCCCGCGCAATCATCTGCCGCGGCTGACCGAACGGTTCTACCGCGTCGATACGGCGCGCTCGCGTGAGATGGGCGGCACCGGCCTCGGCCTCGCCATCGTGAAGCACATCATCAACCGGCACCGCGGCCAGCTCGAGATCGACAGCGAGATCGGCGAGGGCACGACCTTCACGGTGCACCTGCGCAGCTCGATCCCGGGCCCGGCGACAGCGCCCGGCTCGAAGGCGGACGACAAGCGCGCTGCGGGTTGA
- a CDS encoding peptidylprolyl isomerase, translated as MAADLENTLYLEVPTGRVVIEMRPDLAPNHVAQIKRLAREGFYDGIVFHRVIDGFMVQTGCPRGDGTGGSGSKLKAEFNDKKHVRGVCSMARAMDPNSADSQFFIMLGTSPHLDGQYTAWGEVVSGMEHIDAIKKGNSARNGSVTDPDKIVSMKVAADVEAA; from the coding sequence ATGGCGGCAGATCTCGAAAACACCCTCTATCTCGAAGTGCCGACCGGCCGTGTCGTCATCGAAATGCGCCCCGACCTGGCGCCGAACCATGTCGCCCAGATCAAGCGGCTGGCGCGTGAGGGCTTCTACGACGGCATCGTGTTCCACCGCGTGATCGACGGCTTCATGGTGCAGACGGGCTGCCCGCGCGGCGACGGCACCGGCGGCTCGGGCAGCAAGCTCAAGGCCGAATTCAACGACAAGAAGCACGTCCGCGGCGTCTGCTCCATGGCGCGCGCCATGGACCCGAACTCGGCCGACAGCCAGTTCTTCATCATGCTCGGCACCTCGCCACATCTCGACGGCCAGTACACGGCCTGGGGCGAGGTCGTCTCCGGCATGGAGCACATCGACGCGATCAAGAAGGGCAACTCGGCGCGCAACGGCAGCGTCACCGACCCGGACAAGATCGTGAGCATGAAGGTCGCGGCCGACGTCGAAGCGGCCTGA
- the phoU gene encoding phosphate signaling complex protein PhoU, which produces MPTDHIMKTYDDELKRLNNAIIRMGGLAESQVAASIQATVKRDSELAHEVVEQDAQVDALEAEVEALAMRLLALRQPMARDLREIVSSLKIASDLERICDYAANVAKRSIALNQAPVAKPVYAIPRMGKLAQALIKDVLDAYVQGDADKAMHVWLSDEELDELYTSLFRELLTYMMEDPRSITAGTHLLFMAKNIERIGDHATNIAETIYYLIHGTPLKEARPKRDRSSTSVVLPGPVAVATTDSEETK; this is translated from the coding sequence ATGCCGACCGATCACATCATGAAGACCTACGACGACGAGCTGAAGCGGCTCAACAACGCCATCATCCGCATGGGTGGATTGGCGGAGAGCCAGGTCGCCGCCTCGATTCAGGCGACCGTCAAACGCGACAGCGAACTCGCCCACGAGGTCGTCGAGCAGGACGCGCAGGTCGATGCGCTCGAGGCCGAGGTCGAGGCGCTCGCCATGCGGCTCCTGGCGCTCAGGCAGCCGATGGCGCGCGACCTGCGCGAGATCGTCTCGTCGCTCAAGATCGCGTCCGACCTCGAACGGATCTGCGATTATGCGGCGAACGTGGCCAAGCGCTCGATCGCGCTCAACCAGGCGCCGGTGGCGAAGCCGGTCTACGCCATTCCGCGCATGGGCAAGCTCGCCCAGGCGCTGATCAAGGACGTGCTCGACGCCTATGTCCAGGGCGATGCCGACAAGGCCATGCACGTCTGGCTCTCGGACGAGGAGCTGGACGAGCTCTATACGAGCCTGTTCCGCGAACTCCTGACCTACATGATGGAAGATCCGCGCAGCATCACCGCCGGCACGCATCTCCTGTTCATGGCGAAGAATATCGAGCGGATCGGCGACCACGCGACCAACATTGCCGAGACGATCTACTACCTCATCCATGGCACGCCGTTGAAGGAGGCTCGGCCGAAGCGCGACCGGTCGAGCACCTCGGTCGTTCTGCCGGGGCCGGTCGCGGTCGCCACCACCGATAGCGAAGAGACGAAATGA
- a CDS encoding peptidylprolyl isomerase, giving the protein MQKLFRVLLLLVALVMAPLVVSGAAHAQATDPENTLYLDIPAGRVVIKLRPDLAPNHVARIKELVHRGFYDGLTFHRVIPGFMAQTGDPLGNGSGGSGKNIKAEFSHEHFARGIVGMARANSFDSADSQFFITTGDAGFLDGKYTVFGQVVSGMEFVDKLAAGTEANNGAVAHPDKIIRLQIAADADKKS; this is encoded by the coding sequence ATGCAGAAGCTGTTTCGCGTCCTGCTCCTTCTCGTCGCCCTCGTGATGGCCCCGCTGGTCGTCTCCGGGGCCGCCCACGCCCAGGCGACCGACCCGGAGAACACGCTCTACCTCGACATTCCCGCCGGCCGCGTCGTGATCAAGCTGCGGCCCGACCTGGCGCCCAACCATGTGGCGCGCATCAAGGAGCTGGTGCACCGCGGCTTCTACGACGGGCTCACCTTCCACCGCGTCATCCCGGGCTTCATGGCGCAGACCGGCGATCCGCTCGGCAACGGCTCGGGCGGCTCGGGCAAGAACATCAAGGCGGAATTCTCGCACGAGCATTTCGCCCGCGGCATCGTCGGCATGGCGCGCGCCAACTCGTTCGATTCCGCCGACAGCCAGTTCTTCATCACCACGGGCGACGCGGGCTTCCTCGACGGCAAGTACACCGTCTTCGGCCAGGTCGTCTCGGGCATGGAGTTCGTCGACAAGCTCGCGGCCGGGACCGAGGCCAACAACGGCGCCGTCGCCCATCCGGACAAGATCATCCGCCTGCAGATCGCGGCCGACGCGGACAAGAAGTCGTAA
- a CDS encoding TetR/AcrR family transcriptional regulator, which translates to MAAARSLFRAHGYAETSVDDITRAAELTKGAFYHHFTDKKAIFHAVYEEGEDQLLADIMAACGHGDPFSMLKGGCLAFLDLMMDAGTQRLLLREGPSVLGWDVWREVCARHSLGLITAGIRGAIKAGQIRPRPMEPLAATIYGALTEAARYLAQLDDPAAGLASVRAEIEGMLDALRTQPEQAPAA; encoded by the coding sequence ATGGCTGCCGCCCGCAGCCTGTTCCGCGCCCACGGCTATGCAGAAACCTCGGTTGACGACATTACCCGGGCGGCGGAGCTCACCAAGGGCGCGTTCTACCATCATTTCACCGACAAGAAGGCGATCTTTCACGCCGTCTATGAAGAGGGGGAGGACCAGCTCCTCGCCGACATCATGGCGGCGTGCGGCCATGGCGATCCCTTCAGCATGCTGAAGGGCGGCTGCCTCGCCTTCCTCGATCTGATGATGGATGCCGGGACCCAGCGGCTTCTGTTGCGCGAGGGGCCGTCGGTCCTGGGCTGGGATGTGTGGCGCGAGGTCTGCGCCCGCCATTCGCTGGGCCTGATCACGGCCGGCATCCGCGGGGCGATCAAGGCCGGTCAGATCCGGCCCCGGCCGATGGAGCCTTTGGCGGCAACGATCTACGGGGCCTTGACGGAAGCCGCGCGCTACCTGGCGCAGCTCGACGATCCGGCGGCCGGGCTTGCCAGCGTGCGGGCCGAGATCGAAGGGATGCTCGACGCACTGCGCACGCAGCCGGAGCAGGCTCCGGCTGCGTGA
- the pstB gene encoding phosphate ABC transporter ATP-binding protein PstB, with the protein MNSEPLKTPAGEPNYSDVASSGLGAAAVSPTKDPVAAGKLVEKIEIKDLRFYYKKYEALKTINLTLADKRVTAFIGPSGCGKSTLLRVLNRMYALYPEQRAEGQVLVDGENILDPKVDLNLLRAKIGMVFQKPTPFPMSIFDNIAFGINLYEDLPRAELEDRVEQALRKAALWTEVKDKLKQSGLGLSGGQQQRLCIARAIAVKPEILLLDEPCSALDPISTQKIEELISELKTDYCIVIVTHSMQQAARSSDFTAFMYLGELIEFNDTETVFTNPHNKRTEDYITGRFG; encoded by the coding sequence ATGAACTCAGAGCCCCTGAAGACGCCCGCCGGCGAGCCGAACTACTCCGATGTCGCTTCGTCCGGTCTCGGTGCGGCCGCGGTGTCGCCGACGAAGGATCCGGTCGCGGCCGGCAAGCTGGTCGAGAAGATCGAGATCAAGGATCTGCGCTTCTACTACAAGAAGTACGAGGCGCTGAAGACGATCAACCTGACGCTCGCCGACAAGCGGGTGACTGCGTTCATCGGTCCCTCGGGCTGCGGCAAGTCGACCCTGCTGCGCGTGCTAAACCGCATGTACGCGCTCTATCCGGAGCAGCGGGCAGAGGGCCAGGTGCTGGTCGACGGCGAGAACATCCTCGACCCCAAGGTCGACCTCAACCTGCTCCGGGCCAAGATCGGCATGGTGTTCCAGAAGCCGACGCCGTTCCCGATGTCGATCTTCGACAACATCGCGTTCGGCATCAATCTCTACGAGGACCTGCCGCGCGCGGAGCTCGAGGACCGGGTCGAGCAGGCGCTCCGGAAGGCGGCCCTCTGGACCGAGGTCAAGGACAAGCTGAAGCAGTCGGGCCTGGGCCTCTCGGGCGGCCAGCAGCAGCGCCTCTGCATCGCGCGCGCCATCGCGGTGAAGCCAGAGATTCTGCTGCTGGACGAGCCCTGCTCGGCGCTCGACCCGATCTCGACCCAGAAGATCGAGGAGCTGATCTCGGAGCTTAAGACCGACTATTGCATCGTCATCGTCACCCACTCGATGCAGCAGGCGGCGCGCAGCTCCGATTTCACCGCCTTCATGTATCTGGGCGAGCTCATCGAGTTCAACGACACCGAGACGGTGTTCACGAACCCGCATAATAAGCGCACCGAGGATTACATCACCGGCCGGTTCGGCTGA
- the ppa gene encoding inorganic diphosphatase codes for MDISKIPTGKNPPYDVNVIIEIPMGGPPVKYEVDKESGAMFVDRFLHTAMHYPAHYGFIPHTLSDDGDPVDCMVLGRHPLVPGVVLPSRPIGALIMEDESGQDEKILAVPVNKLHPFYEDVTSYKDIHHILIEQIEHFFTHYKDLEKGKWVKVKHWCGPEEAADLIRQGMERYRADR; via the coding sequence ATGGATATCAGCAAGATCCCGACCGGGAAGAATCCGCCCTACGACGTCAACGTCATCATCGAAATCCCGATGGGCGGCCCGCCGGTCAAGTACGAGGTCGACAAGGAATCGGGTGCCATGTTCGTCGACCGGTTCCTGCATACGGCGATGCATTATCCGGCCCATTACGGCTTCATCCCGCACACGCTGTCCGACGACGGCGACCCGGTCGACTGCATGGTCCTCGGCCGCCATCCGCTGGTGCCGGGCGTCGTCCTGCCGTCGCGCCCGATCGGCGCGCTGATCATGGAGGACGAGAGCGGCCAGGACGAGAAGATCCTGGCGGTGCCGGTCAACAAGCTGCACCCGTTCTACGAGGACGTGACGTCCTACAAGGACATCCACCACATCCTGATCGAGCAGATCGAGCATTTCTTCACCCACTACAAGGACCTGGAGAAGGGCAAGTGGGTGAAGGTCAAGCACTGGTGCGGCCCGGAAGAGGCGGCCGACCTCATCCGCCAGGGCATGGAGCGCTACAGGGCCGACCGCTGA
- a CDS encoding AmpG family muropeptide MFS transporter gives MLETIRIYGRPRLVAILGMGFSSGLPLALSGSTLALWLADAQVSLREIGLFALVAVSYNFKFLWAPLVDRLAIPGLTRRLGRRRSWAILFQAGVALSLLGLSLTDPAAAPVPTALMAVLVAFFSASQDIVVDAYRVELLLPEEQGAGAAATQFGYRLGMIASGAGALYAAAAWGWPAAYQVMAALMLVGVATVLATPEPQVERAPRGGFAETVLAPFRDFALRPRWFLILLFVLVYKMADAVTGHYAGPLYLSLGFSKIEIASISKVFGIIATIVGVALGGSLVYRYGTIRTLFLGAVLQMGSNAMYVAQALAGHDLTVLTATIAFENVAGGIGSAAFVAYLSALCSRTYTATQYALLSALAAFARNFFVSAGGAAADWLGWLWFFVFSIGLPLPGLALLLWLALRTRPEGGLAEEIGSSGR, from the coding sequence ATGCTTGAGACGATCAGGATCTACGGCCGCCCGCGCCTCGTCGCGATCCTGGGCATGGGCTTCTCGAGCGGGCTGCCGCTCGCCTTGAGCGGCTCGACGCTGGCACTCTGGCTCGCCGACGCCCAGGTCTCGCTGCGCGAGATCGGCCTCTTCGCACTCGTCGCCGTCTCGTACAATTTCAAGTTCCTCTGGGCGCCGCTGGTCGACCGGCTGGCCATCCCGGGCCTGACCCGCCGTCTCGGCCGCCGCCGTTCCTGGGCGATCCTGTTCCAGGCCGGCGTCGCGCTCAGCCTCCTGGGTCTGAGCCTGACCGACCCGGCGGCCGCCCCCGTGCCGACCGCCCTCATGGCCGTGCTCGTCGCCTTCTTTTCGGCGAGCCAGGACATCGTCGTCGACGCCTATCGCGTCGAGCTTCTGCTGCCGGAGGAGCAGGGCGCCGGTGCGGCCGCGACCCAGTTCGGCTATCGGCTGGGCATGATCGCGTCCGGCGCGGGCGCGCTCTATGCCGCTGCCGCCTGGGGCTGGCCCGCCGCCTATCAGGTCATGGCGGCACTCATGCTGGTCGGCGTTGCGACCGTGCTGGCGACGCCGGAGCCCCAGGTCGAGCGCGCGCCGCGCGGCGGCTTCGCCGAGACCGTGCTGGCGCCCTTCCGCGACTTCGCCCTGCGCCCGCGCTGGTTTCTCATCCTCCTCTTCGTTCTCGTCTACAAGATGGCCGATGCGGTGACCGGCCATTACGCCGGGCCGCTCTATCTGTCGCTGGGCTTCTCCAAGATCGAGATCGCCAGCATCAGCAAGGTGTTCGGCATCATCGCCACGATCGTCGGCGTGGCGCTGGGTGGCTCGCTCGTCTATCGCTACGGCACCATCCGCACGCTGTTCCTGGGCGCCGTCCTGCAGATGGGATCGAACGCCATGTATGTGGCGCAGGCGCTCGCCGGCCATGACCTGACCGTGCTGACGGCGACCATCGCGTTCGAGAACGTCGCGGGCGGCATCGGCTCCGCGGCATTCGTTGCGTACCTATCTGCCCTGTGCAGCCGGACTTATACCGCAACGCAATATGCGCTACTCTCCGCGCTGGCCGCGTTCGCCCGGAACTTCTTCGTATCCGCCGGCGGTGCGGCTGCCGATTGGCTCGGCTGGCTGTGGTTCTTCGTATTTTCGATCGGCCTGCCCCTGCCCGGTCTGGCGCTGCTCCTGTGGCTGGCGCTCCGGACCCGGCCCGAGGGCGGCCTCGCGGAAGAAATCGGCAGCAGCGGGCGTTAG
- the pstS gene encoding phosphate ABC transporter substrate-binding protein PstS, with product MNALSRKLIGAAFVGAISLTAVGAQAADISGAGSTFAYPILSKWAEAYKAKANVGMNYQSIGSGGGIKQINAKTVDFGATDMPLEQKDLDGPGLAQFPIIMGGIVPVINVKGIDAGKLKLTGKILADIYLGMISNWNDKAIAAINPGLKLPDLAIAPVYRSDGSGTTFNFTYYLAEESPEWKDKIGVNTAVQFPQGIGGKGNEGVSAFTSRTDGAIGYVEYAYAKQNKLAYALVQNKEGAFPEPNLKSFQAAAANADWAHATGFKVILANQPGKDSWPMTASTWALVYKNQDKADIGKSVLTFFDYAYKNGQPAAESLDYVPMPDNVVKLIEESWAKDVKGDGKALWP from the coding sequence GTGAATGCACTCAGCAGGAAGCTGATCGGGGCCGCGTTTGTTGGCGCCATCTCGCTGACCGCCGTCGGTGCCCAGGCTGCCGATATCTCTGGCGCCGGCTCGACCTTTGCTTACCCGATCCTCTCCAAGTGGGCCGAAGCCTACAAGGCGAAGGCCAACGTCGGCATGAACTATCAGTCGATCGGTTCGGGCGGCGGCATCAAGCAGATCAATGCCAAGACCGTCGATTTCGGCGCGACCGACATGCCGCTCGAGCAGAAGGACCTGGACGGCCCGGGTCTGGCCCAGTTCCCGATCATCATGGGCGGCATCGTCCCGGTCATCAACGTCAAGGGCATCGACGCCGGCAAGCTCAAGCTGACCGGCAAGATCCTGGCCGACATCTATCTCGGCATGATCAGCAACTGGAACGACAAGGCGATCGCCGCGATCAATCCGGGCCTGAAGCTGCCGGACCTCGCGATCGCGCCGGTCTACCGGTCGGACGGGTCGGGCACGACCTTCAACTTCACCTACTATCTGGCCGAGGAATCGCCGGAGTGGAAGGACAAGATCGGCGTCAACACGGCGGTCCAGTTCCCGCAGGGCATCGGCGGCAAGGGTAACGAAGGCGTTTCGGCCTTCACGAGCCGCACCGACGGCGCCATCGGCTACGTCGAATACGCCTATGCGAAGCAGAACAAGCTCGCCTATGCGCTGGTGCAGAACAAGGAAGGCGCCTTCCCGGAGCCGAACCTGAAGAGCTTCCAGGCTGCCGCCGCGAACGCCGACTGGGCCCATGCCACGGGCTTCAAGGTGATCCTGGCGAACCAGCCGGGCAAGGACAGCTGGCCGATGACCGCGTCGACCTGGGCGCTCGTCTACAAGAACCAGGACAAGGCCGACATCGGCAAGTCGGTGCTGACGTTCTTCGACTATGCCTATAAGAATGGTCAGCCGGCGGCCGAATCGCTCGACTATGTCCCGATGCCGGACAATGTCGTGAAGCTGATCGAGGAGAGCTGGGCCAAGGACGTCAAGGGCGACGGCAAGGCGCTCTGGCCGTAA